GAAATCGCAGGTGGTGGACAAAAACGACGTCGATTTGCGACGATGAGCTCGCAGAAGAAGAGGACTTTTCAGATAGAAGCGTTCAAGCACCGCGTGGTGGTGGATCCTAAGTACGCTGAGAAGACCTGGAAGGTTCTGGAACATGCAATCCACGAAATATATAACCATAATGCTAGTGGCCTTAGCTTCGAAGAGCTCTATAGGTTGATTTATTTTGTTCAATTCAACTCTGTTTTTCACTTGTTCTTATTGTTCTTTAAATTGCTTCTTACTCGTTTAGAATTTCATTTTAGATATATAATTGTGTTAGTATGGATAATTCAATAGTGTGATTCTGTTGTGTAGTTTAGCTTTAGCAGCATAGGttctttgttttattatttatttagttatttttggTTAAGAATTGTGGTAAACTGGTTGTTTGAATATATTAAGAATTGGTGACtaattatattagaaaaatGATAATTGTAGTGATTTTTCCTTGACACTCAGTCAACTCACTCAGTCACTCCCCTCTGCCACTGGATGGGGTTGTGGAACACACTATTTAGGATTCATCAGTTCATGCCATGGTGCAAGAATAGTGAGGTGGCTTGGTGTTCGAGGAAATGTGTGTACACATAAAAGGACTGGAAGATTTAATCATCTATAAAACTCCCAAACCTTGGCAAGGACTTCACAACTTGTACTTAATAATCATGAAGTCTGTCTTTTGTATCCTTTTCAGTTGTCTACCTGTGTATGACTTAAATTAGATTATTTGAATTAGTTTGGGCATTTCAATCTCCATATCTCAATAGTATCATGTTGAAAAAGAATCTTTATTGCTATTTGTGTCCTAGCTTAATATGCCTTTTGTTCGGTGAGTCTACTGCCATTGGCTAACTCCCACTGGATGGCAAGAAATAAATAATGTTGATATATTTCCTTGCGTTTATTGAACACTACATATGGCAACATATCAACCATTCACAGCATATTTTTAACTTATAAGTATATTCATGTCACCATTGGTTGATATATTATATGTAGGGTTCACCATGTCCTTAAGACTATGATGACATTTCCCCTTGGATATGCTGATCATCATTAGCTCAGATCATGCCATTTGCCACTCTATACTTGAAATTATGCTTCAATCTCCCATTAAATTTGTTGGTATTTATTGTAGAACAAAAGTCAGGACTTGTTCTTAACTAAAATTATGCTATAGCCTGTTGGTTTAATTTTCTCTGAATTAACTGACTTCCTAAGTTTATTTTATGAGTTCAAAACTATTATAGATTTTTCAGCCAacattcttttggaggtttatTACATCAAGTTAGGTTGCCTACATTACACCCTTTGAGTGTGGCTTGCCTTGACCCCTGCGTAATGTGGGGTGTTTTGCACTGGGCTGCTCTTCATTTCTGAAATTTTTGTTCATTGTGATCTGTCCTTTCAGGAATGCATACAATATGGTTTTACACAAATTTGGGGAGAAACTTTACTCAGGACTTGTGACGACCATGACTTCTCATCTTAAAGAAATTTCTCAGTCAATTGAATCTGCCCAAGGAGAAATTTTCTTGGAAGAGCTTAACCGGAAGTGGATCGATCATAACAAGGCTTTGCAAATGATCCGAGACATATTGATGTACATGGACAGAACCTTCATACCAAGCAGCCATAAAACTCCTGTTCATGAACTTGGGTTGAATCTGTGGAGAGATGTTGTGATCCACTCCAGCAAAACTCAAGCTAGGCTTAGAGATACACTTCTTGAGCTTGTGCTCAGAGAGAGGAATGGTGAAGTAATAAACAGAGGCTTGATgagaaacataataaaaatgCTAATGGATTTGGGTTTGTCTGTTTACCAAGAGGACTTTGAGAAGCATTTTCTTAGTGTTTCAGCAAATTTTTACTGTCTTGAATCCCAGAAGTTCATTGAAACATGTGATTGTGGGGATTATCTGAAGAAGGCTGAGAGACGCTTAAATGAAGAAATTGAAAGAGTTTCGCACTACCTAGATCCTAGAAGTGAGATAAAGATAACCAATGTGGTGGAGAAGGAGATGATTGACAGTCATATGCACACGCTAGTACATATGGAGAACTCAGGCCTAGTTAATATGCTTGTGGATGACAAATATGAGGACTTGGGAAGAATGTATAGTCTATTTCGTAGAGTGCCTACTGGGCTTACAGTTGTTAAAGACGTGATGACTGCGTTTGTACGGGATACAGGTAAGCAGCTAGTCATGGATCCTGAACGGTTGAGAGATCCTGTGGACTTTGTACAGCGTCTCTTGGATTTGAAGGATAAGTATGATAAGATTATTAACATGTCATTTACCAACGACAAGACATTCCAGAATGCCTTGAATTCCTCTTTTGAACATTTCATCAATTTGAATGCTCGGTCTCCAGAGT
This sequence is a window from Arachis stenosperma cultivar V10309 chromosome 10, arast.V10309.gnm1.PFL2, whole genome shotgun sequence. Protein-coding genes within it:
- the LOC130955475 gene encoding cullin-3B-like, with amino-acid sequence MSSQKKRTFQIEAFKHRVVVDPKYAEKTWKVLEHAIHEIYNHNASGLSFEELYRNAYNMVLHKFGEKLYSGLVTTMTSHLKEISQSIESAQGEIFLEELNRKWIDHNKALQMIRDILMYMDRTFIPSSHKTPVHELGLNLWRDVVIHSSKTQARLRDTLLELVLRERNGEVINRGLMRNIIKMLMDLGLSVYQEDFEKHFLSVSANFYCLESQKFIETCDCGDYLKKAERRLNEEIERVSHYLDPRSEIKITNVVEKEMIDSHMHTLVHMENSGLVNMLVDDKYEDLGRMYSLFRRVPTGLTVVKDVMTAFVRDTGKQLVMDPERLRDPVDFVQRLLDLKDKYDKIINMSFTNDKTFQNALNSSFEHFINLNARSPEFISLFVDDKLRRGLKGVGEEDVEIVLDKVMMLFRYLQEKDVFEKYYKQHLAKRLLSGKTISDDAERSLIVKLKTECGYQFTSKLEGMFTDMKTSYDTMQGFYASQSDVGDSPSLVVHVLTTGSWPTQPSPQCNLPSELLGVCEKFRAYYLGTHNGRRLSWQTNMGTADLKATFGKGQKHELNVSTYQMCVLMLFNNADRLTCKEIEQATGIPLLDLKRCLQSLACVKGKNVLRKEPMSKDIAEDDTFFFNDKFTSKFFKVKIGTVVAQRESEPENLETRQRVEEDRKPQIEAAIVRIMKSRRTLDHNNIVAEVTKQLQSRFLPNPVVIKKRIESLIEREFLERDRVDRKLYRYLA